A single Lolium perenne isolate Kyuss_39 chromosome 6, Kyuss_2.0, whole genome shotgun sequence DNA region contains:
- the LOC127308855 gene encoding 2'-deoxymugineic-acid 2'-dioxygenase, whose product MELLCNAPAHASVPDRYVFPPEKRAALQLDGVDGPDDGVTLPVVDMHRAALSGDDGLRRRVAEEIVRAGKEFGFFQVVNHGVGEDVVRGFRDAAAEFFAMPVEEKLPYCSDDQSKPFRLASSTSYDKSETRYWRDYLKLQCHPVSDELVGHWPAEPTSFRPRLAEFSEAAHELAQTLLSLIAEGLGLRADFFAGDLSGGETQMNVNYYPPCPDPSLTLGLLPHCDRHLLTVLSQGDVAGLQARYNGRWLLVRPVPGAFVINFGHQMEIVTNGALASVEHRAITNSAVARMSVATLIMPTMECHIGPAPEMVDEVTNPAKFREFEFSEFMEAYNTAAASREDVLDSFRIHRD is encoded by the exons ATGGAGCTGCTGTGCAACGCCCCGGCGCACGCCTCCGTGCCAGACAGGTACGTCTTCCCGCCGGAGAAGCGCGCCGCCCTGCAGCTCGACGGCGTCGACGGCCCCGACGACGGCGTCACCCTCCCCGTCGTCGACATGCACCGTGCCGCACTCTCCGGTGACGACGGcctccgccgccgcgtcgccgaGGAGATCGTCCGGGCCGGCAAGGAATTCGGCTTCTTCCAG GTGGTGAACCACGGCGTGGGGGAGGACGTTGTGAGAGGGTTCCGTGACGCGGCGGCGGAGTTCTTCGCGATGCCAGTGGAGGAGAAGCTGCCCTACTGCTCAGACGACCAGAGCAAGCCCTTCCGTCTCGCCTCGAGCACATCCTACGACAAGAGCGAGACGCGGTACTGGCGCGACTATCTCAAGCTCCAGTGCCACCCGGTCTCCGACGAGCTCGTCGGCCACTGGCCGGCGGAACCAACAAGCTTCCGGCCGCGCCTCGCCGAGTTCTCTGAGGCGGCGCATGAGCTAGCCCAGACGCTCCTCAGCCTCATCGCCGAGGGTCTCGGCCTCCGCGCTGACTTCTTTGCCGGCGATCTCAGTGGCGGCGAGACCCAGATGAACGTCAACTACTACCCGCCGTGCCCGGACCCGAGCCTCACGCTCGGCCTCCTCCCGCACTGCGACCGCCACCTCCTCACCGTGCTCTCCCAGGGCGATGTGGCGGGCCTTCAGGCGAGGTACAACGGGCGTTGGCTCCTCGTCCGCCCTGTCCCCGGCGCCTTTGTTATCAACTTTGGCCACCAGATGGAGATCGTCACCAATGGGGCGCTGGCCAGCGTGGAGCACCGTGCCATCACCAACTCTGCCGTCGCGAGGATGTCTGTGGCGACGCTCATCATGCCCACGATGGAGTGCCACATCGGCCCGGCGCCGGAGATGGTGGATGAGGTGACGAATCCGGCCAAGTTCAGGGAGTTTGAGTTCAGCGAGTTCATGGAGGCGTATAACACCGCTGCCGCCAGCAGGGAGGACGTGCTCGACTCCTTCAGGATCCACCGCGACTAG